TTAACAGATGAAGCTCCACGATTCAGGCCTGTGGTCGCTTGGCATTGGTCCATGCACGCCTCTCCTCCTACTGTTTTTGTAACGCACATACAGCGGAAAAAAAGAGTTAGCTCCCAATTCTTGATGAGCGGATAGCAAAATTGCTTGATGTTGCTATTGTTCTGCAATACTTCTATGTGTTGAAGATGGAAAGCTTCCTCTTGGCTCTTCTTTTCTCCGAAGGAGCTGATGCAGCATACATGTATAATTTCGTAAGATCATTGTCCGTCTTAGTCAGATACAAGTGATTGGAGATGAGTAGGGCCATACCTTTTAGCTGCACATATTCTTCAGCCTGCTCGCTTGTGGTTCAGTTCAAGACTTCAAGTCCTAAACACACCAAAACCTCGGCAAGGAAGGACCTGCAAATAAAAACATTAACGTTAGTGGGGGATAAAAACTTGGAGCGATAGAGGAAAATAATTTTGATTCGACAACGTGCAGAACCAAAACTGAAAAATTACATCGAGAAGAGACTCAAGTAATAGTTCATTTGTTGTAGCAGTGATAAATCAATATCGCTCTCTTCCATTTAAGATGATTTGAACCATCTTTGTGACAACGCCACCGAGCCTGCAAACAACAATTATCAGAGTACAAAGTGGTGGTACATCCAAAATATAAAAAGAAAAGCTTATAAAAATGTCACGAGGTTGATTTTTATCCTATTCTCTAGCAAGGAATGATGATTAGATACTTAAATTATCTTCGAATGCATATCTAATCATCGCCAACAGCAACATTGATGCTTACTTGCTTGGGGATGCTGAAGTATTGGTTTCTTCTCGTGAATCATTGCCAACTCCTGTCAAGAGTGCAACAGCTGTTTAGTTAGTTCCCATATTCCAGAATATATGTACATGAGTTCCCAATTGGCACAAGTAGATGGAACAGATGGAAGTAAATACATTTTTAAAAACCATCGTAGTAGTTCAAACACATCATCTACACTGCCTACATAATTCAAAGTGACTATAATGAGCAAGATGCAGATTTTAGTACAAGATCCAGGTGAAGGTCCTGAGGACTAATTGGAACACCATCGTAAACAACACAATGATTCTTTGTTCTAAGATGAAAAACAACAGGGGGTTTTATATTCTGAGAGGAAAACAACATAATGACAATAGAACCCTCTGGATCCAACAAGGGATTGAAGAAAACAGTCTTTACCTTCAGCTTGGAGCCGACGCAGCTGAAGCGCACCTCCTCTCTGGCAACAGACTCCATGTCAAGCAGCTCGCAGACGATGGCAGCCAACATGGCCACGAGAGGCGACGGGGTGTCCCACCGCTATGCTGCTTCTCCATGCTCACCTCGCCGCCGTCTCTAGTATCAGCAGCACTATGgagggcttcctcctccgcctcatcggacACGACCATGAGGGACTCCACAGCTGCTTCTCTCATTAATGAATATAGGTACCAGAGAAAAGGTAGGACTTTAAAAAACTGCACAAATTATTCTAAACTTGCTACATGACGCCTAAGAAAATGTGGAAGAACTTACTATATGTGTATTCATGGACTATTGTTGCTTGCACACTGGTGTCttacaatgtaaagtaatatgaaATTAATCCCTGCACAAATTATTTCAAACGTTCTCCTTAAATAGTACACACAGCcatattatctaggatttttatcaaacaccttgtaAGCACACACAAAAATGGATCTTGACAAACAAAGATGAGATTTTCCCCGTacatttgagagagagagagagagagagagagagagagagagagagaacctGATGGTCTTCTTTGAAGAAGAGGCTGTTGTGCCGCTGTCGGGCGTCCTCGGTGACAACAAAGAAGCGGAGCACGCCACGAAGTCGAAGGGAGGAGCTCCAGACTGGCGACGGTTAGGCCACTCCGCTTGCTCATGCTGGTTGAGGAGGTCGAGGACGACCGTGCTGGTCAAGGATGACCTTGGCGGCCTGGAGTCGGAGGATGATGGCGAGGTCGGGGACGACAGCCTCGACCCTAGAGCGCCACCACCTCCTTCCTCCGGGACACGCACCTGCTCCGCCCTTCGCGCCCACCTCCTTCCGCACCCCGTTGgaggccggcggctgatgcgaggGTCCAGAGACGGGCTCCACGGGGCGTAGGCGAAGGGGATTGAGCGGGAAAGCACCGGCGGCGGCTCCATGGAGGCTCGAGAGGGAGAGAGGAGGGCGAGCGCGGGAGGAGAGAGATGAGCGGAGGCGGCGGCTGTGGGGATTGGGGTAGGGTTTGGGAGGATGATTTTGTCTCACGGTAGCCTCCTATCCCCTCAACTGAGCCAATTAAAAAGCAACACGTGGCCAAATCTCTGGAATAGGAAACAAGGCAGCGACCAGCCCGTGCGAGCCCGGTGGCATGCGTGGATAGTCTCTCCATGCCCCATGGGGGTGCagcaattatacctttagatgctCCACCTATGTTCACCCTCCCAAACCGGCAGGAGGAGTGGAGGACGAGTACATTTCGAAAACCTGGGCCGTGCTGGGCACCTTCTTCAGGTTGCAGAGTTCTTTCGTTCTGTGATATATCATGCGATTTGGAACTGAAATTCACCAAGAACTTGTTGTGCCGCACCCAAAATAACAATAGGAAACAGACTGTCGGGTACTGTAGGTCATCCGGCAACGCAAAGATGCTCGCCAAAAGTCTCCATGAGCACTCCGTGGAAGCTTGCTGAGGCATACTACAATGGAAGGGAGGAAAGTTCCATTGGAAGTGGCGTACTTTACATGGACACCTCACTTCCAAAACTACGGCCATGTTTGTACCTCAGCTCCATTGATCTTTCACCACGCGCAGTCTATGATAAACTTTGTGATTCAGTTTATGTTGTCGGAAAATGTTGGCAAACCCGTGATGGTGTGTACTTAGTGCAGAGATTGTCACCTTAGCACTTTTGCTAAAAGATGAGATGATATTAACATCTATCCACGCAATATCTCTACTACTATGTACACCAATTTTTGAACTTGGGATTTACCACCGTCGCTATAGTGTTCCCGCCTTAGCTCAAAATAATATCTGCCGTCAGTTCTCCAAATCCAATGGATGATACATGAGCGAATCCCACGAATACTGGTCGTTGATTTAGTCACATCCAATGGCTCAGATTGCTCATTTGTTATGCCAGGTGCCTTCTCGATTCTTCTCGGCAGAACTCCCGTGCGCCGCCTCTTTTCTGGTCAAACCCATGTCCTCCTCCACTCCCAGTCTTACAACCTGATTGCTCCAAAAATCTCCACCTGAAGAAAGGCTGAAACCTCGGCCAATTCCTGTGCAGGTACGGCCGCCGAAGTATCCTAGGCACACGCACCTGTCTTCCCAACGAATCCTCATCCCAAGCTTTTGCTTTCCTATCATTCCCTCATTTTGCTTCCTTTTCTAGATCCGGACGCGGATCCTCGGGTTGGATCACACCGCACGGTGGAGGACATTGTAGACGCCTTCTCCGACGCCCACTCGGGCTGGCCGCTCACTCTCCGTATGACTGCGGCCGACGCGAAACCGCATGGTCTTCGATGGTATCGACACAACCACCGTTGAGTTCTTCGTATCCGTGCGAGACCACCCTGCACTCTGGCTTGTTAGGGCGCCGCGCCGCATTGATTGTGCTCCCCTTGTTGCTTAGTGTGCGCCCCTCTCCCCCTGACCCTTTTCTCGGGTGTTGCTGGGGCTTGAACCCTGCTTGTAATCCTCTGTTTTCCATGAAAATTGATGAAAAGTTTCAGGTGGGCTTTTCGCCCTCCGTTGCCTTGCTAAAAAAAACTATTATGTTGAAAGTTAATACATGCCTCAAACCTTAAACCTTCACACAGGAAACAAAGCAATTCCGTAGTAGTATATTCACAATACTTCAGTTGGTCTAAACTATAACGGTGCATTGCAATCATAAATGTATTAAAGCTCTTACAGGTGTACACAAAATGCAGATGAATTTCCATATATAAACAGTAGAGTTATGTTGCAAATATAACTATTTTTGTGGTGGAAACCTTCCCCATTCATTGGTTCAGAAGTATGGGGCTACCTTAACGTGTGAACCTGGGCATGTATAGAGTGTTGAATAACCAAATCTGAATATGGTAATCATCTAAGAATGAAATTGATGCAAATGCATAATATTGAAGTATTTGACATGAAATCATGAAATTAAATCAAAAGACAGACCCACAAAATGTGGCCACTTCGTGAAGTATCTGGAGTTTAAGCTACCAACGAACTTCAGAAAACAAATTCAGTAACAAAGGGGAAAAAATCCAAAGACACCAATATGAAACATAACTCTGGCCTCTTTTTTATTAGATGACTCAATTCGATGCATCAAGAATTCTCAACCTTCGAACAACTCCCCCAGCATCTCCTCCAAAACCGCGGGACTGTTGCTTCCACCGCTATCCTGTTTCTCGAGTTCCGGATGCTCCTTCAAGTAGTCGCGGTAACCTGGAATGACTCTTTTGGTGATAGTTTCCCGCATTAAGGATCGGAGCTGAGgatccggaaccttccagaacttCTGAGCTTGGTACGTTTTATGAAACTCTGACTGAAATTTGGCCAGCGAAGAGTTTTTCTTCCGCCTTTTTGGTTGTCCTGGAGAATCTGATTGCAGTATACATGACAACACATGTCCCCACGAAACATCGAAATAGCTTTTCATGTACTGCTCACATTCAGGTGTAAGTTCAAGTCCCCGGTGGTGGTGTCCAGAGCCCAGGCCAAGATCTAACGATACCGATGGTTCAGGCACCTCATGCGCTACAAAATAAGAGTTGTTGAGCCGGAACATGTACCTGAGGCTTGGATCGCTGCAGAACTCTGATTTTCTCAGAAGCAGCTCCTTTGTATAATCAATGGTGCCATCTATCAGTCGACGGAGGTTTTCTGCCTTGTGGCTCTGTGTAGAACTCTTCTGCATTGATTCATGCGCTTTCCTCATCAACACTATGCAGCCCACCCAAAACTGAATTTTCCTATGAACCTCGCCTCCTCCTCGCAGAATGTCCATGACCCAGGAGTCGTCACAGATGAGTGTCATCCTCATCTTCGACAGACTGTTTGATATTGTCTCAATTAACCTGCTCTCTTCTCTCTCCAGCAAGACGCATATCTCGTTGAAAATGCTCTGGGCCTCCGAAGTTACCACGTGCGTCGCACCCAAGTCACGTGATGCACTGGAGACACAGATATACATGTGCAGCACCGCTTGTAGATTCTCCACCTTGAGAACGGCGAGGATTGGCGCGACAACGACAAGCATTGCTGAGATGCTGGCTTTGCCAAACCGTGCGGCCGCGAGAGTATCGTGGACGCCGGCGACCAGCTCTTTGCTGGTACTGACGACAATTATGGTGAGAGCCCGGACCCACCTGTCGATTAATTCTTGTCGCCACGACGCAGACGAGTTTTGGAGCAGGAGCTCGAGCCGCCTCCGTGAGCCGCCATAGCCCCCGCGGATTTCGAGAACCCAATCGACGTCGAGCTCGACGAACCAATTTTGCAGGGCACCGTCTTTGGAAGTGAATGCTTGGACCATGCGCTGGGTGTAGCCGTCGCTCACCATTCTGCGAGCGATCTCCGTGAGCTCCTCGGCGCCGAAGTCCGCTGCGGAAGAGCTCGAGGCGCCGGAGATGCTGGAGTAGGTGGATCCGCTCTGACCGGACTGGGAGGAGCCGGCCGACCTGATCTGCCATTGGGGCCAGGTGACGCTCCGGATGGACTCGCGGTAGGTGCTGCTCGGCGGGCAGGAAGCAGCGACGCTGGTGGTGGTTTCCTCTTGCACGGAAGCAAGGTGCTCTGCCATGTTGGCCGCTACTTTGTAGATGGAAGCCACCCTTTGAGCTCGATGAGAGCACACTGTGAGAAGTGCAGTTCCAAGTCACCGGAATAGATATTGATTATTTGCCGGAGCTAGTCAAATCAATTGACAAGTTGAGGACCTGGCTGCCGCGGGTCAACACCAACCGCATCGATATTTCGGCTGATGCAGCGAATGCATTATTGGAGTACTTCTATGAATACCTCCGGTCAACACAACACCCGTAAGAGACTCAGCATGATTTGCCTTGTTGTGCTGCACCCAAAACAGAGGAAACAGAGTGAACCCTACTGTATCTCATCCGACAACACAGAACCATCCCCTAAAGCGATTTGGGGTGGGCCGAAAAAAAACCCGTTCCCAGTCGCGTTCCCCAAACCCGATTTTTattcggcgcggcccgatacggtgcccggcgccccgagcccgtccccgctacacaggggacgcttcGGGGacaccggacacaccgaaaagcgaggcgaggcgtggcgggaccgacgcgtcagcggcacaggaAAAAATCATCCACCGCTCCCGCCTAATCGCGCCTCTCCCACCACATCGCGCTTCTCCCGCCGCGCATTTCTACCATCCCAACACATTTGACCTATCCCGCCGATTcttttctccctcc
This region of Lolium perenne isolate Kyuss_39 chromosome 2, Kyuss_2.0, whole genome shotgun sequence genomic DNA includes:
- the LOC127323394 gene encoding uncharacterized protein, with protein sequence MAEHLASVQEETTTSVAASCPPSSTYRESIRSVTWPQWQIRSAGSSQSGQSGSTYSSISGASSSSAADFGAEELTEIARRMVSDGYTQRMVQAFTSKDGALQNWFVELDVDWVLEIRGGYGGSRRRLELLLQNSSASWRQELIDRWVRALTIIVVSTSKELVAGVHDTLAAARFGKASISAMLVVVAPILAVLKVENLQAVLHMYICVSSASRDLGATHVVTSEAQSIFNEICVLLEREESRLIETISNSLSKMRMTLICDDSWVMDILRGGGEVHRKIQFWVGCIVLMRKAHESMQKSSTQSHKAENLRRLIDGTIDYTKELLLRKSEFCSDPSLRYMFRLNNSYFVAHEVPEPSVSLDLGLGSGHHHRGLELTPECEQYMKSYFDVSWGHVLSCILQSDSPGQPKRRKKNSSLAKFQSEFHKTYQAQKFWKVPDPQLRSLMRETITKRVIPGYRDYLKEHPELEKQDSGGSNSPAVLEEMLGELFEG